From Candidatus Neomarinimicrobiota bacterium, the proteins below share one genomic window:
- the uvrA gene encoding excinuclease ABC subunit UvrA, whose amino-acid sequence MDMDKIRITGAREHNLKNISVSIPRNKLVVVTGLSGSGKSSLAFDTLYAEGQRRYVESLSSYARQFLGLMEKPDVDYIEGLSPAISIEQKTTHRNPRSTVGTVTEIHDYLRLLFARIGKPHCYICGTPVTKMTVQQIVDSVMEMDEGTKIQILSPLVRERKGEFRDLFREMRREGFIRARIDGNVTPLTQDLSLPKNNKHTIELVVDRLVIQDSISARLTDSIELALKMGKGNVLIEENDGTEHRFSEHYACPHHPEVSYEELTPRMFSFNNPIGACPACSGLGTMMEISPDLLVPDKKISLIGGAIVPLGEQPRGNYYSSILKGLTQEYNFKFTTPWYKLSPEVQKVLLYGTGDEKITISYESDRWSGEYKGAWEGVVNNLKRRYHQTQSPGIRAWIEKFMSVEPCRVCGGSRLKRSSLSVYINGKNIDDISQMSIRHGLDFFKKLSLNTTEQQIAGQILNEIYQRYGFLVNVGLGYLTLSRSAGTLSGGEAQRIRLATQIGSQLTGVLYILDEPSIGLHQKDNGRLLETLKKLRDLGNSIVVIEHDQETMEAADWIVDVGPGAGVHGGEIVANGSLEDIKNCPKSLTGMYLSGEKRIPVPEKRNKGNGKMLTLHGARGNNLQSITVTFPLGRMICVTGVSGSGKSTLVNETLVPILSRNLMHAKATALPYESITGVEYLDKIININQSPIGRTPRSNPATYTGVFTHIRQLFASLPDAKLRGYSPGRFSFNVKGGRCESCSGDGIKKIEMHFLPDVYVRCEECKGKRYNRETLQIKYRGKTIADVLDMTVEEALEFFKNHPAIKRKLKTLSDVGLGYIHLGQQATTLSGGEAQRIKLSTELSRIGTGRTLYVLDEPTTGLHFADVEMLLKVLHKLVKKGNTVLIIEHNLDVIKTADYIIDLGPDGGDHGGQVVVTGEPEEVIKHPDSYTATYLQRVVNNP is encoded by the coding sequence ATGGACATGGATAAAATCCGCATCACGGGCGCACGGGAACACAATCTTAAAAATATATCAGTCTCTATACCCCGGAATAAGCTGGTGGTGGTCACAGGATTGTCAGGAAGCGGCAAGTCATCACTGGCTTTTGACACACTGTATGCCGAGGGACAGCGCCGGTATGTGGAGTCCCTGTCCTCCTATGCCCGCCAGTTTTTGGGACTGATGGAAAAGCCGGATGTGGATTATATAGAGGGATTATCTCCGGCCATTTCCATTGAGCAGAAAACAACCCACCGGAATCCCCGTTCCACTGTGGGAACGGTGACTGAAATTCATGATTATTTGCGGCTCCTTTTTGCCCGGATCGGCAAACCTCACTGTTATATCTGTGGAACCCCTGTCACCAAGATGACTGTCCAGCAGATCGTAGACTCGGTGATGGAAATGGATGAGGGCACAAAGATTCAAATTCTTTCACCTCTGGTTCGGGAACGGAAGGGTGAATTCCGGGATCTTTTTCGTGAAATGCGCCGTGAAGGGTTTATCCGTGCCCGGATTGACGGAAATGTGACACCCCTTACCCAGGATCTCAGCTTGCCCAAAAACAACAAACACACTATTGAACTGGTGGTAGACCGGCTGGTGATTCAGGATAGCATCTCCGCCCGTTTAACAGACAGCATTGAACTGGCGCTGAAAATGGGTAAAGGCAATGTATTGATTGAAGAAAATGACGGGACGGAACACCGTTTCAGTGAACATTATGCCTGTCCACACCATCCGGAAGTGAGCTACGAAGAACTGACCCCCCGCATGTTTTCATTTAATAACCCCATTGGTGCCTGTCCGGCCTGTTCCGGTTTGGGTACCATGATGGAAATCTCCCCCGATTTGCTGGTCCCTGATAAAAAAATAAGCCTGATCGGTGGTGCCATCGTCCCCCTGGGAGAACAGCCCCGGGGGAATTATTATTCCAGCATTTTAAAAGGGCTTACACAGGAATACAATTTTAAATTCACCACACCCTGGTACAAATTATCACCGGAGGTCCAGAAGGTTTTGCTGTATGGAACAGGTGATGAAAAAATCACCATATCCTATGAAAGCGACCGGTGGTCCGGTGAATATAAAGGAGCCTGGGAAGGGGTTGTAAACAATCTGAAACGCCGGTATCACCAGACCCAGAGTCCGGGCATCCGGGCCTGGATTGAAAAATTCATGAGCGTGGAACCCTGTCGGGTCTGTGGCGGCAGCCGCCTGAAACGTTCCAGTCTGAGTGTGTACATTAACGGAAAAAATATTGACGATATCTCCCAAATGTCCATCCGTCACGGACTTGATTTCTTTAAAAAGCTTTCTCTGAATACCACAGAGCAGCAAATTGCGGGACAGATACTCAATGAGATTTATCAAAGATATGGATTTTTGGTCAATGTGGGACTGGGTTATCTCACCTTGAGCCGGAGTGCCGGGACTTTATCGGGAGGTGAAGCGCAACGGATTCGTCTGGCCACGCAAATCGGATCCCAATTGACCGGTGTACTTTACATTTTGGATGAACCCAGCATTGGTTTGCATCAGAAAGACAACGGCAGACTTTTGGAAACCCTGAAGAAACTACGGGATCTGGGGAATTCCATTGTCGTCATTGAACATGACCAGGAAACCATGGAAGCGGCAGACTGGATTGTGGATGTGGGACCAGGAGCCGGCGTGCATGGCGGCGAGATCGTCGCCAACGGGTCCCTGGAGGATATCAAAAACTGTCCCAAAAGTCTGACGGGCATGTATTTAAGCGGAGAAAAACGCATCCCCGTTCCGGAGAAAAGAAACAAGGGAAATGGGAAGATGCTCACGCTGCATGGAGCCAGAGGAAATAATCTGCAATCCATCACCGTAACCTTTCCCCTGGGTCGAATGATTTGCGTCACAGGTGTCAGCGGGTCAGGAAAAAGCACCCTGGTCAATGAGACCCTTGTCCCCATATTAAGCCGGAATCTTATGCATGCCAAAGCTACAGCCCTTCCTTATGAATCCATCACCGGTGTAGAATATCTGGATAAGATCATCAACATCAACCAATCTCCCATCGGCCGGACTCCCCGCTCCAATCCGGCGACCTATACCGGTGTTTTTACCCACATCCGGCAGCTCTTTGCCTCCCTTCCCGATGCCAAACTCCGGGGTTATTCTCCCGGGCGCTTCAGTTTTAATGTCAAAGGCGGCCGTTGTGAATCCTGCAGCGGAGACGGCATCAAAAAAATTGAAATGCACTTTCTGCCCGATGTCTATGTCCGATGTGAAGAATGCAAGGGCAAACGGTATAACCGGGAAACCCTCCAGATTAAATATCGGGGTAAAACCATCGCCGATGTTTTGGACATGACGGTGGAGGAAGCCCTGGAATTTTTCAAAAACCACCCCGCCATCAAGCGTAAACTAAAAACCCTTTCGGATGTGGGGTTGGGATATATACACCTGGGTCAGCAGGCCACCACCCTTTCCGGAGGAGAAGCCCAGAGAATCAAGCTGTCTACTGAATTAAGCCGCATCGGTACCGGGCGAACCCTCTACGTTTTGGATGAGCCCACCACGGGACTCCATTTTGCCGATGTGGAAATGCTGCTGAAGGTGCTCCATAAACTGGTCAAAAAAGGAAATACAGTCCTGATAATCGAACACAATCTGGATGTGATTAAAACAGCCGATTATATTATTGATCTGGGGCCGGATGGCGGAGATCATGGCGGACAGGTCGTGGTGACCGGTGAACCGGAAGAGGTCATCAAACATCCCGATTCCTATACCGCAACATATTTACAAAGAGTGGTGAATAACCCGTAG
- a CDS encoding spore maturation protein has translation MFETILNVISALAIPLIIVLIPLYGYRKGLKVYEVFTVGAKEGFDVALRIIPYLVAIFAAISIFRTSGAMQVLSWIMSPLTSLIGMPGDVLPLAFMRPLSGSGALGILSELVKTHGPDSTIGRMASIMMGSTETTFYVLAVYFGSVSVTNSRHAVPAALTADLAGIISAVVLTNVIFG, from the coding sequence ATGTTTGAAACAATCTTAAATGTGATATCAGCCCTGGCGATTCCGTTGATTATTGTCCTGATTCCCCTGTATGGGTACCGGAAAGGGTTAAAAGTTTATGAAGTGTTTACGGTGGGTGCCAAAGAAGGCTTTGATGTAGCTTTACGGATTATCCCTTATCTGGTGGCTATTTTTGCTGCCATCAGCATTTTCCGGACGTCCGGAGCCATGCAGGTTCTGTCCTGGATTATGAGTCCACTCACCAGTTTAATTGGAATGCCCGGTGACGTATTGCCCCTGGCATTTATGCGGCCCCTTTCCGGCAGCGGAGCCCTGGGCATTTTATCCGAACTGGTGAAAACCCATGGTCCCGATTCCACCATCGGCCGGATGGCTTCTATTATGATGGGCTCAACGGAAACAACATTTTACGTGCTGGCGGTTTATTTCGGTTCCGTATCTGTCACCAATTCCCGTCATGCCGTTCCTGCTGCCCTCACCGCTGATCTGGCCGGTATCATATCCGCGGTGGTTCTGACAAATGTTATTTTTGGTTAA
- a CDS encoding nucleoside recognition domain-containing protein, translating to MINVIWLAMILIGVTIASADCLLDFVDGSILWSPTMEPLVNLTSGVFDSVKFAVTLAIGLVGIMSLWLGLMKIAEKSGLINIVAKAVKPVMIRLFPEVPPDHPAMGSIVMAIAASVLGLGNSATPLGLKAMQELQTLNKVKDTASNAMCMLMAMSTSSVTLIPATIIGIRAAANSTNASEIIAPVILATGISTTVAIIMTKILEKLPRFRYPDTGEESSLPENQQNPSQENA from the coding sequence TTGATAAATGTCATTTGGCTTGCCATGATACTTATAGGTGTGACGATCGCTTCAGCCGATTGTTTATTGGATTTTGTCGATGGATCCATATTATGGAGTCCGACTATGGAACCACTAGTCAACCTGACCTCCGGTGTATTTGATTCTGTGAAATTCGCCGTCACCCTGGCAATCGGCCTGGTCGGGATCATGTCCTTATGGCTCGGACTCATGAAAATTGCGGAAAAATCCGGTTTAATCAATATTGTTGCCAAAGCGGTGAAACCGGTAATGATCCGGCTGTTCCCGGAAGTCCCCCCGGATCATCCCGCCATGGGCTCCATCGTGATGGCTATCGCCGCCAGTGTCCTTGGACTGGGAAATTCAGCCACCCCTTTGGGACTCAAGGCCATGCAGGAGTTGCAAACGTTGAATAAGGTAAAGGATACGGCATCCAATGCCATGTGCATGCTCATGGCCATGAGTACGTCGAGTGTCACCCTGATCCCCGCCACCATCATAGGGATTCGTGCTGCCGCCAATTCCACGAACGCCTCGGAAATTATCGCACCGGTGATTCTGGCGACGGGTATTTCCACAACAGTAGCCATCATCATGACCAAAATACTGGAAAAACTTCCCCGTTTTCGCTATCCCGACACAGGGGAAGAGTCCTCGCTTCCGGAAAATCAACAGAACCCTTCACAGGAAAATGCATAA
- a CDS encoding dihydroorotate dehydrogenase electron transfer subunit, whose translation MSDLMRTYPVLNVKSHSPVMKSFYFRQPVPDIQPGRFFNVWLPGVDEKPFSVSDVYQGIMEITVKAVGPFTRKMMDVRRGDLLGLRGPFGRGFSHHQHALLVGGGMGVVPLRYLARQLRQRGFHFEVLLGGRCGQDIPFQNDFSEWAPTTFVTDDGSLGYKGLVADYMQDKIRESRLSFVYSSGPEAMLVKVMDLAAQAGLDYEISFERYMKCGIGICGQCVVDGSGIRLCKEGPVLTRQEAEKVSEWGLPHRDATGRRNNS comes from the coding sequence ATGAGTGATCTGATGAGAACATATCCGGTGTTGAATGTTAAAAGTCATTCCCCGGTCATGAAAAGTTTTTATTTCAGGCAACCGGTACCGGACATTCAACCTGGCCGTTTTTTCAATGTGTGGCTCCCGGGTGTGGATGAAAAACCCTTTTCTGTGTCCGATGTATATCAGGGGATCATGGAAATTACCGTCAAGGCAGTAGGCCCTTTTACCCGGAAGATGATGGATGTCCGCCGGGGGGATTTGCTGGGACTCCGGGGACCTTTCGGCCGGGGATTCAGTCATCACCAACACGCCCTGTTGGTAGGCGGTGGGATGGGGGTTGTTCCCCTCCGGTACCTGGCCCGGCAACTCCGCCAGCGGGGTTTTCATTTTGAGGTCCTGTTGGGCGGCCGCTGCGGACAGGATATTCCCTTTCAAAATGATTTTTCCGAATGGGCGCCCACGACCTTTGTCACCGATGACGGCTCTTTGGGATATAAAGGACTGGTGGCAGACTACATGCAGGATAAAATCCGTGAAAGCCGTCTCTCTTTTGTCTACTCTTCCGGTCCTGAAGCCATGCTGGTGAAGGTGATGGACCTTGCAGCTCAGGCAGGACTCGATTACGAAATCAGTTTTGAACGCTACATGAAATGCGGCATTGGTATTTGCGGACAATGTGTGGTGGATGGCTCCGGAATCCGCTTATGTAAGGAAGGACCTGTCTTAACACGTCAGGAAGCGGAAAAAGTCAGCGAATGGGGTTTGCCTCACCGGGATGCCACAGGCCGAAGAAATAATTCCTGA
- a CDS encoding dihydroorotate dehydrogenase: MDKLLKTSFLGKTYPSPLVLASGVLGLTADSMKRVLDAGAGAVTTKSFGLEPRKGHPCPAILPFDGGLINAVGLSNPGVDEMVKEIRKLREQAGSSSGIFASVFGRTHEEFGEVTRRAVEFEPNLIEVNVSCPNVSSEFGTPFGANEMDVEHITRIVKKAAGSIPVSIKLTIHCPSLIRMAKICEENGADAITAINTVGPGMLIDTGVMKPVLANTVGGVSGPAIFPLALKAVYEICGNTRLPVIGTGGVRTADEALQMIMAGARMVSIGSGVYYGDIELFTRINRDLRSWMKERDIKNLKEFRGVVHE; encoded by the coding sequence ATGGATAAACTGTTGAAAACATCATTTCTGGGCAAAACATATCCTTCGCCCCTGGTGTTGGCTTCGGGAGTTCTGGGACTCACGGCTGATTCCATGAAACGGGTCCTGGATGCCGGTGCCGGAGCAGTGACTACCAAATCCTTTGGACTGGAACCCCGAAAAGGTCATCCGTGTCCGGCCATTTTGCCTTTTGATGGCGGCCTGATCAATGCGGTGGGACTTTCAAACCCCGGGGTGGACGAGATGGTAAAGGAAATCAGGAAACTCCGGGAACAGGCAGGATCATCATCCGGCATTTTTGCCTCAGTCTTTGGCAGAACCCATGAAGAATTCGGCGAGGTGACCCGGCGTGCAGTGGAATTTGAACCAAACCTGATTGAAGTGAATGTCTCTTGCCCCAACGTTTCTTCGGAATTCGGTACTCCCTTTGGGGCCAATGAAATGGACGTGGAACATATCACCCGGATTGTGAAAAAAGCGGCAGGTAGCATTCCTGTCAGTATCAAACTCACCATTCATTGTCCCTCGTTGATCCGCATGGCGAAAATCTGTGAAGAAAACGGAGCCGATGCGATTACGGCCATCAACACCGTGGGTCCCGGTATGTTGATTGATACCGGTGTCATGAAGCCGGTTCTGGCCAATACAGTAGGCGGTGTATCGGGTCCGGCGATTTTTCCCCTGGCCTTGAAAGCCGTATACGAAATCTGCGGAAACACACGGTTGCCCGTGATCGGAACAGGTGGGGTACGAACGGCGGATGAAGCTTTGCAGATGATCATGGCCGGTGCACGTATGGTCAGTATCGGTTCAGGCGTATATTATGGGGATATTGAACTTTTCACCCGCATCAACCGGGATTTGCGGTCCTGGATGAAAGAAAGGGATATTAAAAATTTAAAAGAATTCCGGGGGGTTGTGCATGAGTGA
- the pyrI gene encoding aspartate carbamoyltransferase regulatory subunit, translating to MSDKKIQMIPKIRSGIVIDHIPAGDGVHILEILERDPALKNVPITFGMNYQSNKLGAKDMLKIQKDDLCERTIQHISLVSPGVTIKRIRDFEVVEKVSVQPPHEMVNLLRCLNPGCITQNEPGLKTRFILTDPKKNLVTCVYCEREFSIHELSPIV from the coding sequence ATGAGCGATAAAAAAATTCAGATGATTCCCAAAATCCGGAGTGGCATTGTGATTGATCACATTCCTGCCGGTGATGGTGTGCATATCCTGGAAATTCTGGAAAGGGATCCGGCTTTAAAAAATGTCCCCATTACCTTTGGAATGAATTACCAGAGCAACAAACTGGGAGCCAAGGATATGCTGAAAATTCAAAAGGATGATTTGTGTGAACGGACAATCCAGCATATATCCCTGGTATCTCCCGGTGTAACCATCAAGCGAATCCGGGATTTTGAGGTGGTGGAAAAAGTGTCCGTCCAGCCGCCTCACGAGATGGTGAATCTCCTCAGGTGTTTGAATCCAGGGTGTATTACCCAGAATGAGCCGGGACTGAAAACCCGCTTTATCCTGACGGATCCCAAAAAAAATCTGGTGACGTGTGTCTATTGTGAACGGGAGTTTTCCATTCACGAATTATCTCCCATTGTATGA
- the pyrB gene encoding aspartate carbamoyltransferase has translation MKRDLISMHDLTAEDIQLYLDTAARVETVSLKDRFQLLQGKIMASLFFEASTRTRLSFEAAMYRLGGNVIGFAEQAATSVSKGESFSDTIHTVESYSDVIVIRHPKEGTSRHASQISYLPVINAGDGTNQHPTQTLLDLYTIIKNFQKIEGLRIAFVGDLKYSRTVHSLLQALMKFRVNEFMLVSPDSLRLPEYLKRVETGFPVTFVETKDLEDAIPYADIIYMTRIQRERFPDQIEYEKVKDAFCLNAGMLKKAPEQLKVLHPLPRVNEIAPDVDDTPHAEYFRQAKNGLIMRQAILLNVFEVTI, from the coding sequence ATGAAACGAGATCTTATTTCCATGCATGATCTGACGGCTGAGGATATTCAGCTCTACCTGGATACCGCTGCCCGGGTCGAGACAGTTTCACTGAAGGACAGATTTCAGCTGCTTCAGGGAAAAATTATGGCTTCCCTCTTTTTTGAAGCCAGTACCCGGACCCGCCTGAGTTTTGAGGCGGCCATGTACCGGCTGGGAGGGAATGTCATCGGTTTTGCCGAACAAGCCGCCACGTCTGTTTCCAAGGGGGAATCCTTTTCCGATACAATTCACACGGTGGAAAGCTACTCGGATGTCATCGTGATTCGTCATCCCAAGGAGGGGACATCCCGCCATGCCTCCCAAATCAGCTATCTGCCGGTCATCAATGCAGGGGACGGCACAAACCAGCACCCCACCCAGACCCTCCTGGATCTGTACACCATTATCAAGAATTTCCAAAAAATTGAAGGTCTCCGTATCGCTTTTGTGGGGGATTTAAAATACTCCCGGACCGTCCACTCGTTGCTTCAGGCTCTGATGAAATTCCGGGTGAATGAATTTATGCTTGTATCGCCCGATTCTCTCCGGCTGCCCGAATATCTGAAACGGGTGGAAACAGGTTTCCCTGTGACCTTTGTGGAAACGAAGGATCTGGAGGATGCCATCCCCTATGCGGATATCATCTACATGACCCGGATCCAGCGGGAACGGTTTCCGGACCAGATTGAATATGAAAAAGTAAAGGATGCCTTTTGCCTGAATGCCGGAATGCTGAAAAAGGCACCTGAACAACTGAAGGTTCTTCATCCCTTGCCCCGGGTCAATGAAATTGCACCGGATGTGGATGATACGCCCCATGCAGAATATTTCCGCCAGGCCAAAAACGGACTCATCATGCGGCAAGCCATTCTTTTAAATGTCTTTGAGGTGACGATATGA
- the pyrF gene encoding orotidine-5'-phosphate decarboxylase, producing the protein MSKNIKIIPALDLTDLDKLETLVQAVDDHPLVYGYKLGFSLGLTYGLPRVCKLLRKHTNKPLIYDHQKAATDIPATGQLFADVMKSSGIDEVILFPQAGPETLKAWTEALKEKELKVIVGGIMTHPAYLESEGGFIRNTAAADMYKLAFEENVRNFVVPLTKPSETERIFKEAGLDDGCTFYSPGYGSQGGDPANFPFIRNHYLIIGRSLLKAEDPALYLDEVSKQIKDTSGDA; encoded by the coding sequence ATGAGTAAAAATATAAAAATCATTCCCGCCCTGGATCTGACGGACCTGGATAAACTGGAAACTCTGGTTCAGGCGGTGGATGACCATCCTTTGGTATATGGGTATAAGCTGGGTTTTTCCCTTGGACTTACCTACGGATTGCCCCGCGTATGCAAACTGCTTCGAAAACATACCAATAAACCCCTGATCTATGATCATCAGAAAGCGGCCACGGATATTCCTGCGACAGGTCAGCTTTTTGCCGATGTGATGAAATCCTCCGGGATCGACGAGGTGATCCTTTTCCCCCAGGCTGGTCCTGAAACATTGAAAGCCTGGACAGAGGCTTTGAAAGAAAAAGAGTTAAAAGTGATTGTCGGCGGCATCATGACCCATCCGGCCTACCTGGAATCGGAGGGAGGATTTATCCGGAATACAGCGGCGGCGGATATGTACAAACTGGCCTTTGAAGAGAATGTCCGTAATTTTGTGGTCCCCCTGACCAAACCGTCGGAAACGGAACGGATTTTTAAGGAAGCGGGTTTGGATGACGGGTGCACCTTTTATTCACCGGGATACGGCAGTCAGGGCGGGGATCCGGCAAATTTCCCCTTTATCCGCAATCACTACCTCATCATCGGCCGGTCCTTGCTGAAAGCAGAAGATCCTGCCCTCTATCTGGATGAGGTTTCCAAACAAATTAAAGACACATCGGGGGACGCATGA
- the pyrE gene encoding orotate phosphoribosyltransferase translates to MLSPAKSQFIECLMKEDVLKFGSFTLKSGMVSPFFLNLGNIASSEALNVTGKAFAHVISKFFPKATHIYGPPYKGISLATATVMKHPVRQLAMFYNRKEMKGHGEKGVFVGHTPDTSSTVILVDDVMTTGGTKLEAMELIEATFGVKVAGVLVAADRRRKQEITEFPVPLKSLIDLPDLIEYMKVKDPSMADVLNTFYHGGSNE, encoded by the coding sequence GTGCTTTCACCGGCTAAAAGTCAGTTTATTGAATGTCTGATGAAGGAAGATGTCCTGAAATTCGGATCCTTCACATTGAAATCGGGGATGGTATCTCCGTTTTTTTTAAACCTTGGGAATATTGCCTCGTCAGAAGCCCTGAATGTGACGGGAAAAGCCTTTGCCCATGTGATTTCCAAATTTTTTCCGAAAGCAACCCACATATACGGTCCACCCTACAAGGGGATATCCCTGGCAACAGCAACAGTGATGAAGCATCCCGTCCGGCAGCTTGCCATGTTTTACAACCGGAAAGAGATGAAGGGACATGGGGAAAAGGGGGTGTTTGTGGGTCACACGCCGGACACCTCGAGCACAGTGATTCTGGTGGATGATGTGATGACAACAGGGGGGACCAAGCTGGAGGCTATGGAGTTAATTGAAGCAACTTTTGGTGTGAAAGTTGCCGGAGTGCTTGTTGCGGCAGACCGGCGAAGGAAGCAGGAAATCACTGAATTTCCTGTCCCGTTGAAATCTCTGATTGACCTTCCCGATCTGATTGAGTATATGAAAGTAAAGGATCCGTCCATGGCGGATGTGCTGAACACCTTTTATCATGGAGGCAGCAATGAGTAA